A single window of Actinoallomurus bryophytorum DNA harbors:
- a CDS encoding type II toxin-antitoxin system Phd/YefM family antitoxin has product MTLTNEREPGQRWQVQEAKQRFSEVLRKAHDEGPQIITRHGEEVAIIIDMDEYRHGTGARMSFHDYLVSGPPFPDDFDELIERDKDYGRDVSFLFEE; this is encoded by the coding sequence GTGACGCTGACGAATGAACGCGAGCCCGGACAGCGCTGGCAGGTCCAGGAGGCCAAGCAGCGATTCAGCGAGGTCCTGCGGAAGGCACACGACGAGGGACCTCAGATCATCACCCGGCACGGCGAGGAGGTGGCGATCATCATCGACATGGACGAATACCGCCACGGCACCGGCGCGAGGATGAGCTTCCACGACTATCTCGTGTCGGGCCCCCCGTTCCCCGACGACTTCGACGAGCTCATCGAACGCGACAAGGACTACGGCCGCGACGTCTCCTTCCTGTTCGAGGAGTGA
- a CDS encoding TadE/TadG family type IV pilus assembly protein, which yields MALELALLTPLLVAFMMVMVGLGRVVEAQSQVDGAARDAARAASLGRTQPGANAAAKDAADQTLGGRKWCSRQPTTDVDFSEWQRGGQVSVAVRCDINLAGLSLIGFSPSRTMTGTATAPIDTLRRIE from the coding sequence ATGGCACTCGAGCTGGCGCTGCTGACGCCGCTGCTCGTGGCCTTCATGATGGTGATGGTCGGGCTGGGCCGCGTGGTCGAGGCGCAGAGCCAGGTCGACGGCGCCGCGCGTGACGCCGCGCGCGCCGCCTCCCTCGGGCGCACCCAGCCGGGCGCGAACGCGGCCGCGAAAGACGCCGCGGACCAGACGCTGGGCGGCCGCAAGTGGTGCAGCAGGCAGCCGACCACCGACGTGGACTTCTCCGAGTGGCAGCGGGGCGGCCAGGTCTCGGTGGCGGTCCGCTGCGACATCAACCTGGCAGGCCTGTCGCTCATCGGCTTCAGCCCGTCCAGGACCATGACCGGTACGGCCACGGCGCCGATCGACACGTTGAGGAGGATCGAGTGA
- a CDS encoding type II toxin-antitoxin system VapC family toxin, whose amino-acid sequence MAYLLDTNIISELRKPKCDSNVRGWYDSIEGAGEYISSLVIGELARGIHLLAGRDDPQADRLADWLNGITEAYGSRIVPVDTATAVVWGRWNASRPMPVVDGLMAATAYVRDWTFVTRNTKDVERTGVRTLNPFTADIISS is encoded by the coding sequence GTGGCCTACCTGCTCGACACCAACATCATCTCCGAGCTGCGCAAGCCGAAATGCGACTCGAACGTCCGGGGCTGGTACGACTCGATCGAAGGTGCGGGCGAGTACATCAGCTCCCTGGTCATCGGGGAGCTCGCGCGAGGCATCCACCTCCTGGCCGGCCGCGACGACCCACAGGCCGACCGGCTCGCCGACTGGCTGAACGGGATCACCGAGGCGTACGGATCCCGCATCGTGCCCGTTGACACGGCCACGGCGGTCGTCTGGGGACGGTGGAACGCGTCGCGGCCGATGCCGGTCGTCGACGGTCTCATGGCGGCCACGGCGTACGTCCGCGACTGGACCTTCGTCACGCGCAACACCAAGGATGTCGAGCGCACGGGGGTGCGGACGCTCAACCCGTTCACCGCGGACATCATCTCTTCGTAG
- a CDS encoding LysM peptidoglycan-binding domain-containing protein encodes MSSIQRPPVRIDPGRSAGDVLAGVLAMVALAALLLGVPFALLTFFGSPIPHKLPSTETLTQRLDTTALMHVLVIIVWLAWIQLAACVLVEAYAGVRGVGVPARVPLAGGPQALAHRLVVAALLLFTATTAVMPVITGVRSTHIQQRVNPPEHREPAHARPASEPIAQEQSPDNPTLMEKNAVRKIYRVRPPAGRHHESLWEIAEKCLGDGRRYREIYSLNKGKLQPDGTRLTMASLIRPGWVLDMPSDATHVEIIDKGPHDGQHEHGEPHSDVPGGVHHHGYVNTEQEAVQAARHAAQQETRDDRADREAGRPPIEEGPEVPAPGGEVQPPPVEHPSHQEPPPQEPPQQQPQPTQQGPAFGWPQELAVASLLAAGLLAGLGRRRREQLWRRAFGTMIPRPEGDAALAEHALRIGADTEATRLLDLGLRQMSQALAADDRTLPTVYGVHLGADSLDLWIAPADRNPPAPWQEYDNGQVWRLNANALDGMATADFADVLAPYPGLVSIGVNDTGRILVDLEAAHGLIALHGPDDVRRAVLAAVAVELATNRWSDHMRVTLVGFDEELALVAPDRIRVVGSLTEALPELEGRSEEVRQALAASGSDSVLTGRCRGVFGEAWMPHYLIMADPPEPDEVERLVALARTGQRMAAGYIVGGETPGATWTWDVTADAQLRAGVLGFDVDAQLVPERHYRAVVELFRTAGRTDGIPYNDPEDEPPITPPGADVQPSVDIRLLGAIEVDAPEPLDESRRVLCTEVLVYLATHPEGVHPTVLGGAVWPRGVSASVRDATVARVADWLGRDSRGRPNLYYDERGRIRLGSEVRVDWETFRWLVWRSAAEPGSEMAYMTYALELVRGRLMDGRPSGRYGWLAAEDFEYEATARITDVAHRLVLMRLDEGDARGAVAAARAGLRLATADEGLWRDLLRATHATGDAAQVRDVVEELRERVESDPYTDQMQPETEALMEELVPQWRGVAAGGAG; translated from the coding sequence ATGAGCTCGATTCAGCGGCCTCCGGTGCGGATCGACCCGGGACGGAGTGCCGGTGACGTGCTGGCCGGAGTCCTCGCGATGGTCGCGCTCGCCGCGCTCCTTCTCGGGGTCCCGTTCGCCCTGCTGACCTTCTTCGGGTCGCCGATCCCGCACAAGCTGCCGTCCACCGAGACCCTCACCCAGCGGCTCGACACCACCGCGCTGATGCACGTGCTGGTGATCATCGTGTGGCTGGCCTGGATACAGCTAGCCGCCTGTGTGCTGGTCGAGGCGTACGCGGGCGTCCGCGGGGTCGGAGTGCCGGCACGCGTGCCGCTCGCCGGTGGGCCGCAGGCGCTCGCGCACCGGCTGGTCGTCGCGGCGCTGCTGCTGTTCACCGCCACCACGGCGGTCATGCCGGTGATAACCGGGGTGCGGTCGACGCACATCCAGCAGCGGGTGAACCCGCCCGAGCACCGGGAGCCCGCGCACGCGCGCCCGGCGTCCGAGCCGATCGCCCAGGAGCAGAGCCCGGACAACCCGACGCTGATGGAGAAGAACGCCGTACGGAAGATCTACCGCGTACGCCCGCCGGCCGGACGGCACCACGAGAGCCTCTGGGAGATCGCCGAGAAGTGCCTGGGCGACGGACGGCGCTATCGCGAGATCTACTCGCTCAACAAGGGCAAGCTGCAGCCCGATGGCACCCGTCTCACCATGGCCAGCCTGATCCGGCCCGGCTGGGTGCTCGACATGCCCTCCGATGCCACCCATGTCGAGATCATCGACAAGGGTCCGCACGACGGGCAGCACGAACACGGCGAACCGCACTCGGACGTGCCGGGTGGCGTGCACCACCACGGGTACGTCAACACCGAGCAGGAGGCCGTTCAGGCCGCGCGGCACGCCGCACAGCAGGAGACGCGCGACGACCGCGCCGACCGGGAGGCCGGCCGCCCCCCGATCGAGGAGGGACCGGAGGTGCCCGCCCCGGGCGGCGAGGTCCAGCCTCCGCCGGTGGAGCACCCCTCCCACCAGGAACCCCCGCCTCAAGAACCCCCGCAGCAGCAGCCGCAGCCCACGCAGCAGGGGCCGGCGTTCGGCTGGCCGCAGGAGCTGGCCGTCGCGTCACTGCTGGCGGCCGGGCTGCTCGCCGGCCTGGGCCGCCGCCGCCGCGAACAGCTCTGGCGCCGCGCCTTCGGCACCATGATCCCTCGGCCGGAGGGTGACGCGGCGCTGGCCGAGCACGCCCTGCGCATCGGCGCCGACACCGAGGCGACGCGCCTGCTCGACCTCGGGCTCCGGCAGATGTCCCAGGCCCTCGCCGCCGACGACCGGACCCTGCCCACGGTGTACGGCGTGCACCTCGGCGCCGACAGCCTGGACCTGTGGATCGCCCCGGCCGACCGCAACCCTCCCGCGCCGTGGCAGGAGTACGACAACGGCCAGGTCTGGCGGCTGAACGCGAACGCGCTCGACGGCATGGCGACCGCCGACTTCGCCGACGTGCTCGCGCCGTACCCGGGCCTGGTCTCGATCGGCGTCAACGACACCGGCCGGATCCTGGTCGACCTGGAGGCGGCGCACGGCCTGATCGCCCTGCACGGCCCCGACGACGTGCGCCGCGCGGTACTCGCCGCGGTCGCGGTGGAGCTGGCCACCAACCGCTGGTCGGACCACATGCGGGTGACGCTGGTCGGCTTCGACGAGGAGCTCGCGCTGGTCGCCCCGGACCGGATCCGCGTGGTCGGCTCCCTCACCGAGGCGCTGCCGGAGCTGGAGGGACGCAGCGAGGAGGTACGCCAGGCGCTCGCGGCCTCGGGTTCTGACTCGGTGCTCACCGGCCGCTGCCGCGGGGTGTTCGGCGAGGCGTGGATGCCGCACTACCTGATCATGGCCGACCCGCCGGAGCCGGATGAGGTCGAGCGGCTCGTGGCGCTCGCACGTACCGGCCAGCGGATGGCGGCCGGCTACATCGTCGGCGGGGAGACGCCGGGAGCGACCTGGACCTGGGATGTCACGGCCGACGCCCAGCTGCGCGCCGGGGTGCTCGGCTTCGACGTGGACGCACAGCTCGTGCCCGAACGCCACTATCGGGCGGTCGTCGAGCTGTTCCGCACCGCCGGTCGTACCGACGGCATCCCGTACAACGACCCTGAGGACGAGCCGCCGATCACGCCGCCCGGCGCCGACGTGCAGCCGTCGGTCGACATCCGCCTGCTCGGCGCGATCGAGGTCGACGCGCCTGAGCCCCTGGACGAGAGCCGTCGCGTGCTCTGTACCGAGGTCCTCGTCTACCTGGCGACACATCCGGAGGGCGTGCACCCGACCGTGCTCGGCGGCGCCGTGTGGCCGCGGGGAGTGTCCGCGAGCGTCCGCGACGCGACCGTGGCCCGGGTCGCGGACTGGCTGGGCCGCGACTCACGCGGCCGTCCCAACCTGTACTACGACGAGCGCGGCCGGATCCGGCTGGGCTCGGAGGTGCGCGTCGACTGGGAGACGTTCCGCTGGCTGGTCTGGCGGTCGGCGGCCGAGCCCGGTTCCGAGATGGCGTACATGACCTATGCCCTGGAGCTCGTACGCGGGCGGCTGATGGACGGCCGGCCGAGTGGGCGCTACGGCTGGCTGGCCGCCGAGGACTTCGAGTACGAGGCGACCGCGCGGATCACCGACGTCGCGCACCGGCTCGTCCTGATGCGTCTCGACGAGGGTGACGCGCGTGGCGCGGTGGCGGCGGCACGCGCCGGCCTGCGACTCGCCACCGCGGACGAGGGCCTGTGGCGCGACCTGCTGCGGGCCACCCACGCCACCGGCGACGCGGCCCAGGTACGCGACGTCGTCGAGGAGCTGCGCGAACGCGTCGAGTCCGACCCGTACACCGACCAGATGCAGCCCGAGACCGAGGCCCTGATGGAGGAGCTCGTCCCGCAGTGGCGCGGCGTCGCCGCCGGTGGCGCCGGCTGA
- a CDS encoding pilus assembly protein TadG-related protein yields the protein MRRPGGDRGTVALFTTIFAMFVLILAGLLVDGGLTIHARQRAADIAEQAARAAADEVDVDYLRRTGRARIVATDAPCRRARLLASKYPEVTGPIQCDTSDGQDARVIVQIRVKFQLLSAFGFSDMTMSSAASAHPQEGI from the coding sequence GTGAGGCGGCCCGGGGGTGACCGGGGGACGGTCGCCCTCTTCACGACGATCTTCGCCATGTTCGTCCTGATCCTGGCCGGTCTCCTCGTCGACGGCGGCCTCACGATCCACGCCCGCCAGCGCGCCGCCGACATCGCCGAACAGGCGGCACGCGCCGCCGCGGACGAGGTCGACGTCGACTATCTCCGGCGGACGGGCAGGGCGCGCATCGTGGCCACCGACGCGCCGTGCCGGCGGGCACGGCTACTCGCCAGCAAGTACCCCGAGGTGACGGGGCCGATCCAGTGCGACACCTCCGACGGCCAGGACGCCCGCGTCATCGTGCAGATCCGGGTGAAGTTCCAACTGCTTAGCGCTTTCGGCTTCTCGGACATGACAATGTCCTCAGCGGCATCGGCCCATCCGCAGGAGGGAATCTGA
- a CDS encoding type II secretion system F family protein, producing MTGALSGDLALAIIAGALVGGGVLLLIVAIRGVRPRPGKPSGRSREELIRTLTTRTALAVVVGVVVLVVTRWPVASIGAALLVLGWNSIGGGAAEERRSMARLEALAAWTESLRDTIAGAVGLEQAVPSSLRAVAPVLHPHVQALVDRMHTRVPLADALRRFGDDLDDASADLVVAALILNARLRGPGLRDMLGALSTSARAELDMRRRVEANRRTTRRSVQIVVGVSVGTALLLSVVNRAYVSMYDTFTGQLVLAVVVGLFAAGFVWLRRLAKYETPQRFLASADSEKPSSARPGVPAEVPETVARWQGQTPANGSTTAADPRGGAR from the coding sequence GTGACAGGCGCACTCTCGGGGGACCTCGCACTCGCGATCATCGCCGGAGCGCTGGTCGGCGGCGGTGTGCTGCTGCTCATCGTGGCGATACGCGGCGTCCGGCCAAGGCCCGGCAAGCCGTCCGGACGCAGCCGCGAGGAACTGATACGCACCCTCACGACGCGCACCGCGCTGGCCGTCGTCGTCGGAGTGGTCGTACTGGTCGTCACCCGGTGGCCGGTCGCGAGCATCGGCGCCGCACTGCTCGTCCTCGGCTGGAACAGCATCGGCGGCGGTGCCGCGGAAGAACGCCGCTCGATGGCACGCCTGGAGGCCCTCGCCGCGTGGACCGAGTCGCTGCGCGACACCATCGCGGGCGCGGTCGGGCTCGAACAGGCCGTCCCGTCGTCGCTGCGTGCGGTGGCCCCGGTCCTGCATCCCCACGTACAGGCGCTGGTCGACCGCATGCACACGCGCGTGCCGCTCGCGGACGCTCTGCGCCGGTTCGGCGACGACCTCGACGACGCGTCCGCCGATCTCGTGGTCGCCGCGCTGATCCTCAACGCGCGGCTGCGCGGACCGGGCCTGCGCGACATGCTCGGCGCGCTCTCCACCTCCGCCCGCGCCGAGCTCGACATGCGCCGCCGGGTCGAGGCGAACCGCCGGACCACCCGTCGCAGCGTCCAGATCGTCGTCGGCGTCTCGGTGGGCACCGCGCTGCTGCTCTCCGTGGTCAACCGCGCCTACGTCTCGATGTACGACACGTTCACCGGCCAGCTGGTCCTGGCGGTCGTCGTGGGCCTTTTCGCGGCCGGGTTCGTCTGGCTCCGGCGCCTGGCCAAGTACGAGACGCCGCAGCGCTTCCTGGCCTCGGCCGACTCCGAAAAGCCGTCGTCGGCCAGGCCGGGTGTGCCCGCCGAGGTGCCGGAGACCGTCGCGCGCTGGCAGGGCCAGACCCCCGCGAACGGCAGCACCACCGCGGCCGACCCCCGAGGAGGCGCGCGATGA
- a CDS encoding CpaF family protein, which translates to MDHSLVKRLRQDVGARLADQRRLDAANGIAAMNPEDERQFARALIGQVLEEFARAEIGAGRRPPNAEEEEQLAAGVHAALFGVGRLQPLLEDNEIENVDVNGCDKVFIGYADGREVMAEPVAESDEELVDLIQILAAYSGLSSRPFDSANPQLDLRLPDGSRLSAVMDVTVRPALSIRRARLGKVFLADLIGNGSISTEIGLFLRAAVGARKNIMIAGATNAGKTTMLRAIANEIPANERLITVERALELGLDQFPELHPNVVALEERLPNSEGQGTITMAGLVRRSLRMNPSRVIVGEVLGDEIVTMLNAMTQGNDGSLSTIHANSSWEVFNRIATYALQSDERLPIEATHMLIAGAIDFVVFIEKRNDYMQGGRLRRFVSSIREVTGCDGRVLSSEIFEPGHDGTARPAAPIACAQELVPYGYDPSHGAVW; encoded by the coding sequence GTGGACCACAGCCTCGTTAAGCGCCTTCGCCAGGACGTCGGAGCCAGGCTGGCCGACCAGCGGCGGCTCGACGCGGCCAACGGCATCGCCGCGATGAACCCCGAGGACGAACGCCAGTTTGCCCGCGCCCTCATCGGCCAGGTCCTGGAGGAGTTCGCCCGCGCCGAGATCGGCGCCGGCCGCCGTCCGCCCAACGCCGAAGAAGAAGAGCAACTCGCCGCGGGTGTGCACGCCGCACTGTTCGGCGTCGGACGGCTCCAGCCGCTGCTCGAGGACAACGAGATCGAGAACGTCGACGTCAACGGCTGCGACAAGGTCTTCATCGGGTACGCCGACGGCCGCGAGGTGATGGCCGAGCCGGTCGCCGAGTCCGACGAGGAGCTCGTCGACCTGATCCAGATCCTGGCCGCCTACAGCGGGCTGTCCAGCCGGCCGTTCGACTCGGCCAACCCCCAGCTCGACCTGCGGCTGCCCGACGGCTCCCGGCTGTCGGCGGTCATGGACGTGACTGTACGGCCGGCGCTGTCGATCCGGCGCGCGCGGCTCGGCAAGGTCTTCCTCGCCGACCTGATCGGCAACGGCAGCATCAGCACCGAGATCGGCCTCTTCCTGCGCGCGGCCGTCGGAGCGCGCAAGAACATCATGATCGCCGGAGCGACCAACGCCGGAAAGACCACGATGCTGCGGGCGATCGCGAACGAGATCCCGGCCAACGAGCGGCTCATCACCGTGGAGCGCGCCCTCGAACTCGGCCTGGACCAGTTCCCCGAGCTGCACCCCAACGTCGTCGCGCTGGAGGAGCGCCTGCCCAACTCCGAGGGCCAGGGCACGATCACGATGGCCGGGCTCGTACGCCGGTCCCTGCGCATGAACCCCTCGCGCGTGATCGTCGGTGAGGTCCTCGGCGACGAGATCGTCACCATGCTCAACGCGATGACCCAGGGCAATGACGGATCGCTGTCCACGATCCACGCGAACTCCTCCTGGGAGGTCTTCAACCGCATCGCGACGTACGCGCTGCAGTCCGACGAGCGGCTGCCCATCGAGGCGACGCACATGCTCATCGCGGGTGCCATCGACTTCGTGGTGTTCATCGAGAAGCGCAACGACTACATGCAGGGCGGCCGGCTGCGCCGGTTCGTCTCCAGCATCCGCGAGGTGACCGGCTGCGACGGCCGGGTGCTGTCCAGCGAGATCTTCGAACCCGGCCACGACGGCACCGCGCGGCCGGCCGCGCCGATCGCCTGCGCGCAGGAGCTCGTGCCCTACGGCTACGACCCGTCACACGGAGCGGTCTGGTGA
- a CDS encoding type II secretion system F family protein, which yields MTVALLAGAFFGLGAYLLFRAIFPPRPGLSARLAAFDAARRRGEADPSRATSAAERVTGLRARVGKSLAAFYEARGWQQRSVRADLALLDRSFETFLATKFLLATAAIVFIPILVAYFAVLGLDVVIAVPVWLGIFFALIFFLLPDMQLRSEAASRRRDFRHAVSAFLDLVSMNLAGGRGVPEALMTAANVGDGWAVRRIRDALSNARITGITPWQALGRLGEDVNVDELRDLSAALALVADDGAKVRQSLSARAASMRSRELSDIEGKAGEQSQSMLVAQLLLCAGFLIFLAYPAVMRVVAS from the coding sequence ATGACCGTCGCACTGCTGGCCGGAGCCTTCTTCGGGCTCGGCGCTTACCTGCTGTTCCGTGCGATCTTCCCGCCGCGCCCCGGCCTGTCGGCGCGGCTCGCCGCCTTCGACGCCGCACGCCGGCGCGGCGAGGCCGATCCGTCCCGCGCCACGAGCGCCGCCGAGCGGGTCACCGGGCTGCGCGCCCGAGTCGGCAAGTCCCTCGCGGCCTTCTACGAGGCGCGGGGGTGGCAGCAGCGCTCGGTACGCGCGGACCTGGCCCTGCTGGACCGCTCGTTCGAGACCTTCCTGGCGACGAAGTTCCTGCTCGCGACCGCGGCGATCGTGTTCATCCCGATCCTGGTCGCCTACTTCGCGGTCCTGGGCCTCGACGTCGTGATCGCGGTCCCCGTGTGGCTGGGCATCTTCTTCGCGCTGATCTTCTTCCTGCTGCCGGACATGCAGCTGAGGAGCGAGGCGGCGTCACGGCGGCGCGACTTCCGGCACGCGGTCAGCGCCTTCCTCGACCTCGTCTCGATGAACCTCGCCGGTGGCCGCGGTGTGCCCGAAGCCCTGATGACCGCGGCCAACGTCGGCGACGGCTGGGCCGTACGCCGCATCCGGGACGCGCTGTCCAACGCCCGGATCACCGGGATCACTCCCTGGCAGGCGCTGGGCCGGCTCGGCGAGGACGTGAACGTCGACGAGCTGCGCGACCTGTCCGCCGCGCTCGCGCTGGTGGCCGACGACGGGGCGAAGGTGCGCCAGTCCCTGTCCGCCCGCGCGGCCAGCATGCGCAGCCGCGAGCTGTCCGACATCGAAGGAAAGGCCGGTGAACAATCCCAGTCCATGCTCGTCGCCCAGCTCCTGCTGTGCGCCGGGTTCTTGATCTTCCTTGCCTATCCGGCGGTGATGCGCGTGGTCGCCTCGTGA
- a CDS encoding YncE family protein, which yields MALAGALSGLVSGCRSPVPFRGGAGPDAPVAALGAPVPYIPLSHARPPVLDQRGDLPEAPPDIYASTQAGPLSAAVRDLPRRVYVPDAGGAAVDVVDPATYRVLRRIPVGRAPQQVVPSWDLRTLWVTKPAGLVPINARTGAVGRTVPVKAPSDLYFSVDGRTALVLDSRHGRIDLRDPQTMRHRSTIRVPCTGLTRADFSATGDTLVVGCASGRLARVDLVRRKATGTLRLRAGADPQDVRLSPDGTTFYVADRDHGGVWLVDAARFRATGFIRTGRGAHGLYPSRDATVLYVTNGGERTVSLVSFAGRRRIGRWRLPAAPDMGGVSPTGRVFWVSARAAGMVYAVSTRTGRVVRKIRVGGGPHGLCVHPQPGRFSLGNTGNYR from the coding sequence TTGGCCTTGGCCGGCGCGCTGTCGGGGCTGGTCAGCGGGTGCCGATCGCCGGTGCCGTTCCGCGGCGGTGCCGGGCCGGACGCGCCGGTCGCCGCGCTGGGCGCCCCGGTGCCCTACATCCCGCTCTCCCACGCGCGGCCGCCCGTGCTCGACCAGCGAGGCGACCTGCCCGAGGCTCCGCCGGACATCTACGCCTCCACCCAGGCAGGACCGCTGAGCGCCGCGGTCCGTGACCTGCCGCGCCGGGTGTACGTCCCCGACGCGGGCGGCGCGGCCGTCGACGTCGTCGACCCCGCCACCTACCGGGTCCTCCGCCGCATCCCGGTCGGACGCGCGCCGCAGCAGGTCGTGCCCTCGTGGGACCTGAGGACGCTGTGGGTCACCAAGCCGGCGGGCCTGGTGCCGATCAACGCACGTACTGGGGCCGTGGGCCGTACGGTCCCGGTCAAGGCACCGTCCGACCTGTACTTCTCCGTCGACGGCCGCACGGCGCTGGTGCTGGACTCCCGGCACGGGCGGATCGACCTCCGTGACCCGCAGACGATGCGCCACCGGAGCACGATCCGGGTGCCCTGCACGGGCCTGACCCGGGCCGACTTCTCCGCCACCGGCGACACACTGGTCGTCGGCTGCGCGTCCGGCCGTCTCGCCCGCGTGGACCTCGTCCGGCGCAAGGCCACGGGGACGCTACGGCTGAGAGCCGGCGCCGACCCGCAGGACGTACGCCTGTCCCCGGACGGGACGACGTTCTACGTCGCCGACCGGGACCATGGCGGCGTGTGGCTGGTCGACGCGGCCCGCTTCCGCGCGACCGGCTTCATCCGTACGGGCCGCGGCGCGCACGGTCTGTATCCCAGCCGCGACGCCACCGTCCTCTACGTCACCAACGGCGGCGAGCGCACGGTCTCCCTGGTCTCGTTCGCGGGCCGCCGGCGGATCGGCCGGTGGCGGCTGCCCGCGGCACCCGACATGGGCGGCGTGTCACCGACCGGCCGGGTGTTCTGGGTCTCGGCACGCGCGGCCGGCATGGTCTACGCGGTCTCCACCCGGACGGGCCGGGTCGTACGCAAGATCCGGGTCGGTGGCGGTCCGCACGGCCTGTGCGTGCACCCGCAGCCCGGCCGCTTCTCCCTCGGCAACACCGGCAACTACCGCTGA
- a CDS encoding TadE/TadG family type IV pilus assembly protein yields the protein MRGRSGGLAAFKAACRASAGGRRDRGANTLELALLTPILLLVILFVVQFALVFHARHVALAAAQAAARVAREQRTGDWRSAARTEGVEYVNKIGPQLLTKVEAVPDGGANQRGVTIGGYAVPVVPFFKFHVSEHSGGPVECYRPDVGAGETCG from the coding sequence ATGCGCGGTCGGTCTGGGGGGCTCGCCGCCTTCAAGGCGGCCTGCCGCGCGTCGGCCGGGGGGCGGCGCGATCGGGGTGCGAACACCCTTGAGCTTGCCCTGCTGACACCGATCCTGCTTCTCGTCATCTTGTTCGTCGTTCAGTTCGCCCTGGTGTTCCACGCTCGCCACGTCGCGCTCGCAGCCGCGCAGGCCGCCGCACGTGTCGCCCGCGAACAGCGCACCGGCGACTGGCGGTCGGCCGCCAGGACCGAGGGGGTCGAGTACGTCAACAAGATCGGCCCGCAGCTCCTGACCAAGGTCGAGGCGGTCCCGGACGGGGGCGCGAACCAGCGCGGCGTCACCATCGGCGGCTATGCCGTCCCGGTGGTGCCGTTCTTCAAGTTCCATGTCAGCGAACACTCCGGTGGCCCGGTCGAGTGCTACCGGCCCGACGTAGGCGCGGGCGAGACATGCGGATAG
- a CDS encoding acyl-CoA carboxylase subunit epsilon, protein MPEQRFLQVVRGDPTPEEIAALVAVLTARARAATGPAPRPRRSAWSDPSRRLRRPLPHGPGAWRTSALPG, encoded by the coding sequence ATGCCCGAGCAGAGGTTCCTGCAGGTCGTACGCGGCGATCCCACACCCGAGGAGATCGCCGCACTGGTCGCGGTGCTGACCGCGCGTGCGCGTGCGGCCACCGGCCCCGCGCCACGCCCACGGCGGTCCGCGTGGTCGGACCCGTCACGCCGCCTCCGCCGCCCCCTGCCCCACGGCCCGGGCGCCTGGCGCACCTCGGCGCTGCCCGGCTGA